AAGGGTAAGGATGTAGATGGCGGGCTGAATATGGATCTTTGGCAGTGTATtggtgataataaaaaatgaagaggaGGTGAAGTGGTTACGGGCGAGAGGAGTCAAAGTTTGGGATTGGTGTGGCTACAGTAGAAGAGAGTTTCcgggtgttggagatgaaggtgaTGAGGGGATAGGTTTCTGAGTGATGGTCGTGAAGTGAATATGGCTATGGTGACTGGTGCATAtggatgaaaatgatgacagGGTGAGGATAGGTGGTGGCCTTTTTGTGCTGGTAGTGATGTTCGAGATGGATATGTAGGGGTGGTGATTAGGATGACGGCGGCGGCTGAAGCATGGTGGCGGCAACTTGGCGGTTTGGATGGAAGGCttccgaggaagatgatgacggTGTTGGACTGGTCACGGTGGGGAGTTACAGTGGTGCAATGGTCATTAGAGTGCAAAATGAATTGGTTCAACCAGTGACTGTTAGTTCAATATTTCAGGTTCTCCAAATCTGTCTTGTCTCTGGCCGAGTGGTTATTGATGGTTCCGGGTGAATCAGGTGAGTAGTGTGAGGGGAGGAGATGAAGGTCAGTAGTGGTGTTTGGTCCCGTGAGTTGTTAATGAATGAAGAGTTTTTGGTTCAGAGATGAATGATGGATGATGGGTTGGAGGCAAAGGGGCGTTGGAGAtgaaaaaaatggagaagatgaaagggCTCCATGTGGGTTGTTGGCTGTGTGGGCATATGGAGGATGGGTGGCCGTGTAGACAAGTCCCCCTGTCAGTGGgtgtttttttttggatgaatgAAGAAACTAAGGACCGAAGATGGTGGGTTCACGTGACCTCTCCCCTTGCTTATCAGAAAACCCCAATACAATAATGGTGCAAAAGGTAACTTTACAGAGTAGCAGAGATGGGCAGCCGCTCCAGATGGATGCTCGTGGGAGACAGACTCAGGTGGGAGTCTGTTGATCATCCACTAATAAACCTGTCCACCATAGCAGACCTCCACTACCTTGTCCACtgattcataaaaatatatcttctGGTGGCTTTGTAAGGCGATGAGTGGAGCACTCATTGAAGTGGATGGTGGAATCTGTTACGGTGGGGAATAGTGGGAATCATCGGTGGCAAGTTCAGACCATTTTTTTTTAGTGCAGCCACCACTATTCGGACGCTCGGTCAAATCCGAAAATGAACGACCGTTCACATTACATGAACGAACGCCCAGACCGAGCGCTTGAAACATCTGATACAGGCCGAACGCAAACAGTAgccaagaacgaacgttcacaggaTCAACCAAAGAAAACCAAACGCTCACCTTCTgggaataaaaatttaaggacgaacgcccgagaTCACTAAACCacaacgaacgaacgctcgaaaTTGTCTATGCTCTGGACGAGCGCCTCAACACGCAAATTGCTGAACGCTATACAGGTCCTGGCATGAAAACGAACGCTGGCCGCACGATCGTCCAAAAGGCatgaatggccgaacggtcgagtATGAATAGGTGAGGACGAACGTCGCAAGCTTGAATACTGGCCGAACAGTTAAAactgaggacgaacggttgaaactgaggacgaacgtcctaaattaACACAcggccgaacggccgaatagtGAACACTGGTGTGGACGAGCGGCAATACTCCAGTTGCCGAACGTTACACCAGGCCGTTCGCTCACAACCGAACGCTGAATCCAGATGAAGATCGAACGTTCGTTTAAACGAAAGGACCGAGCGTTAAACGAACGCTAAtcttgaggacgaacggtcgcataGTTGAAGAAACCGAACGGACAGTCTGGGCAGAGGACGAATGGCTTATGCGAAAGAGGACGAACGTGctcagttgaggacgaacgttttctttccccttttttttattttattttttttttatttatttattatttttattattattattatttttttatttttttttatttttgataataaattttatttaatcaacccggacgaaattgagtgttgacagctgcccctctttacttagattttactagatcatatgagaaacaaagttttcatattatcagagtaaaagataagtaaagatagaaatactaatttcgtctgggttCCAAGATAAGCAAGAAACAAACAgagagtaaaacaaacaaacaaagctGAGAATTGAGGTgtgacaacctcgtggagggtgtaccaacgcTATAGATGAAATGAACGAggaaatatttactttttttgttttttttttttttttttttttggtttttttttttgttttttttttgagtgcataaataaaatgaacaacaTTAAGtaaatgagaaatttgaatttgattgggttcgaccattgccatgcagagggtcatttgaaaaaataaaatctggatttgaccattgccatgcagagggtcgtgacaccaatagcagaaagtaaaattgggcacgaccattgtcttacagaggacCGAGATACCAAtaacagaaagcaaaattgggctcgaccattgtcttacagagggccgagataccagtgacataaagtaaaattgggcacgaccattgtcttacagagggccgagataccaatgacagaaagcaaaattgggctcgaccattgtcttacagagggccgagacaccaatggaaaaaaagcaaaattgtttgattgccttgaatttgaaaattggaattggttgaaattttgagaaaaaattttttgatttttgattttgatttttgattttttttttttgaaaattttgaaattaagaaacaaggtgttgcaaTTCTGTACAAGTATATGGATTTTGAAACCCCAATGTGCAAGAGaaacatggttgatgtaaattttgaaatttggagaagaaaactttgatgaatgttgattttttttgtctttttgaagaagaaaatttgatgaacacatggaggcaaattcaaagttgatgaaaatacatacatgatgtattggaagattatgaacctatgacatttttttttgagagtcaatttgtttcctttgaaatcatccaatttatgacgatctagacttccaatttccttcaatggatgtccaatcctaaagtcaactgtgcaaaatgaagcttgtgtgctacacatttcttgacgagatactagtgtgtacatgcttgatatcaagggttgggacaaaaatatgtggaggatgataggaaggatttggagagtaccggatTGGCTACATGAgtctcttactccttaaaacggctacaaaggccaatgtgaggtagtagatacccagaagctgCTCCAGTTTGGAGCATGGTAAAAGTATTTCCATGGATaaatgtatctgtgaattgagagggaataagtcaggaatcagggagtgagaatatcatgcgggatttacaaattgccccaattttggtgatgatggatttctttgaagttcggggcagaccaagatcatgcaaggcccaacaagggatgccccagtctttgtatgagctttgaatattcaaatagaaaaaatttgagatttaacaaagttgctcaatactctgaatgggtcGAAACATTTGAAAGTCACAAAGttgccttggttttgggtatgagtcaattaagcgaggttcaacAAAAGGTTGCCCCCCattttgggtttacgaatgataagatggactcaaaatcatacaaaggaTGCCCTGGTCTCGGTACGAactgaatatacagatgaaacaaatctgagactaacaaagttgccccaagtttgggaatcgggggaagagtttggatgggatttgaatgtgttcaggaatttgtgatggatatggaaaggattggcttgaaaagattgccccaaacggtttgattttcctttgtaaaatcttaatcaaaagggagttcccttcatccgtggacaattatttttcatcactcattttttttggtcatttttgtcttgtcccAAAATTAAGCTTCATGAAAAAATTAAGCAACCAtcattcaatctgtgtggacttttattgggcttgtaatgtggcttgggctaaagggtattgaaagaaaagatataaaggctcaaataaatttttgtgggttatatttttttgaacaagagttaccatctacaCCTTGTATCAGCtatttgtcaaatctgttttgacttTCCTTGCTAATTTGCAAACTTCACTCTTTGTTcgtcatcactttgtgattctttccgTTTTTTGCCTCACTTTTGAGGAATtatcttcatttgatcactgaGTGTGTTCCTCTTGCAatttgagtcgacttctacCGTGATGGTAACCtctgtttgggtaaaattttgaaaagaaatttcttattggctcaaatttgggtatcaaaggatatatttttgttttggatgaagaaaaatggccacacatcatttcaaattttggttgtttcattttcaaaagattaattaggagacaagactaaatgatctcaataagagtcatttttcatcctttttttttattttattttttttaacggattccaggatctcccaaatgaaagcagtggaggtaatggaaaatctgccccagtgtaaaacttggtgtttattatttgggctcaagaacatgattgggccaatctctTGGTATAGCGAGGGCTAAAGGATAATGTTTTCAAGCgatgcacacacaaatatctcttaagaatatgtgatttgatcatttgactccaggagattatgacatccattatacttatttatttattttttttttaaatctcataaaatggatgatttgcaccGAAAATAaattgactcaacttttgcgtattttttggttttatgcatgaagaaaagtaaaatgaaatgaaaatgatgatactagttgaaaaacatattttttttgttttaagagaaaattacgtATGGTGGCcagtatgaaaactgggcttgggggccagtgtgagaactgggcttagagggccagtgtgagctgggcttaggggggccagtgtgagaactgggcttagagggccagtgtgagctgggcttagagggccagtgtgagctgggcttttgaattttgagaatttttgaaacttgtgatttgaaaaatattcgccagtgtgaaaactgggcttaatgggccagtatggaaactgggcttgggggccagtgtgaaaactgggcttttagGGCCAGTGAGAGCTGggcttttgaattttgagaatttttttgaaacttgtgatttgaaaaatattcgccagtgtgaaaactgggcttaatgggccagtatggaaactgggcttgggggccagtgtgaaaactgggcttttagGGCCAGTGAGAGCTGggcttttgaattttgagaatttttgaaacttgtgatttgaaaaatattcgccagtgtgaaaactgggcttaatgggccagtatggaaactgggcttggtggccagtgtgaaaactgggcttttggggccagtgagagctgggcttttgaattttgagaatttttgaaacttgtgatttgaaaaatattcgccagtgtgaaaactgggcttaatgggccagtatggaaactgggcttgggggccagtgtgaaaactgggcttttggggccagtgtgaaaactgggcttacgggccagtgtggaaactgggcttgggggccagtgtggaactgggcttagggggccagtgagaactgggcttgtggggccagtgtgaaaactgggcttttgggggccagtgtaggaactgggcttttgggggccagtgtaggaactgggcttttggggccagtgtgaaaactgggcttttgggggccagtgtaggaactgggcttttaggggccagtatgggaaatgggatttgagagctaaaatggaaacaagggcttgggaaccagtgcagaaactaggcttggtgagcaatgcaaaaattgatatgagaaaacttgatttagaaaaaacgtttgaaaaataaatgttttttttggtTACTTTctgacacgggaaaatccagatcggatcggcctgaggagaagtaacatagaaggaagttggacttaccaggcacattgacccaatggatcagatgacctgagccgtgtgaacttgtcacaagaagatgacaaagaaaacattttttttttgcatttttcaaagtttatggaacaagctaaaagaaattcattttttttttaattttttttgttatgaaagGATCTCACAAGATTGAACaagagaaaattttgcaacacaaCTAAGACAGAATCTTCAgacaaatgaaaagggaaaatatgaattgaaaacacaaaataaacatgtatttttttattttttttttcagaaattcagatgcactggttcaagagaaaccacatatgacaaagAGGCCTAATGGGCTccaaactgttcatctttcattctcagatttttttttttaactacaaattcaaagaaaatcacacaggacaacttgaacaaatgtacaaaacatcaatcaacagcaaaaatgtgaaaacaaaatatttttgacatattttcaaaagaagtatactcgagagaaaaccacgaaggccattgggcctaatgggctcgagcactgttcctttttttccaatatttttgatttattcaaaatgtagaagaaggaataaaaacaaacaaaatggtgtgatgtgaaattataaacatgccaaaataattcttcactcaaatttatatttcagaaagaattgggttcaaagaaggctaacatggtaatgaggcccaatgcacctgaaaaatgtcctttatcaagcaaatgaaaaacaattttgaacacttcaaattttacatcactccatttattatttttttgaaaattttctatttatcatgtttttgatttttgattttattattttttggtgaaatcgggTCATCCAAGAAGtattgaattgggccggatcgacccaacaaaaccctacccgttttcagattttcaaattttttttttgttttttttttatgaactcaGAAAGATGAGACCGACACCAAacggttgcagcgaccggaactgtagccacagtggatttgctcGGCTATAAAACGGGTATCCCTTCGGGGTCGAGcgacattttctgattttaCTCTCTGTCTAACCTTCactcttcctctcttctctcttctctgagCGTCTGGATTTCTGAGAGGAGCCTCTGTCCCCGCGTGCCTTCGAAGGCGTCTGAGTCTTCCGAGGAGCTTCTGTGTGTGTtccacttccaggtaagtcttcTGAGCTCTAAATCCTCTTCCTTTCCTGTTTTTCCTCTCTTAAGCTTTCTGCTCTTCTGATCTTTCCTTCTCttgctcttcttttctttccttttacgCTTTCTTTGCCTTTCTTTCCTTCACGCTTTCTGTTCTTGCCCTTTACTCTTTAGCTTTCTGCttctgcttttctttttatgctttcgctttccatttttgctttccttcccctctcccctttatgttttttttcttttctgcaagCTCTTCTATTCTTCCTTTTGATTTGTCTGCTCTTATTTCCGTCCTGCCCTTCTCTGCTTTTCTTTCTGAgtctcctttctttctctttttttttaattttaaaaacttaaaacatttaaaaaaaacaaatctgtCTTAAAcctaaggggtatataggctggaaaccagacgttaatctcccttcgattgaaggtatggcagagacaatcgggtagaacaacgccacgtaccccataaaaacagaaaacttaaaaagataaattatttgaatgaaccggacatggacaaatggacaaggacaaaaggacatagatccgtttaggaccctcttgcaaggaccgtgaaacagatccgagaccagacactgaaataacaaagactgaccggacaaaataaactaaaaggaaacaaaaacgaaaaaagaaaacactgaaaatactttttgttttatgcctttgttatgtttttgttctttttatttttattatttttttttgtttgttttagaaaacttagagaggaaagatgagcgTGATGGAGATGGAtaggtacaccagtcagcggtggagacctactgacgatcaggtcaaaatgatgacccatatctacaattacggggtcacacatcccagcagagcccaagtcgtcgagatcgCATCTCGACTAAGGGCTTTCGCAGATGCcactgaatacaatgtgcactgctggtttaacaaccacggcaatcgggtcaggcgctggcaagcggagatagaccccactggcactcagttctcgcaactgccgctatacatgtatggtaagcatcctgatcacctccatctttttttttttttttttttttgaaaatttctctctttcctcttattattgacaaaaatttttgtttgtttttttttttttttttttggaagaatatgactgggtgatcatgagggcgccgaggctgctgaacctgttccccgttccgatcatcattgacgacgacagggacggacgacaaatcgctccacccatgctttTCACATTTcggaccagagctccctcgacagagctctcccttagaccaccacaaccggctcgggaattttttcgctgaatgtttttgattttatttttttttttcatggtctgtaacttaacgatcaccagtgatcgaactctgaacattgtttatttgcttttgttttatttgcttttcttgccttattttgttttttatttccgAATTTGTAACTTTGCACCTTTTGTTAtatctgcttttttttttcttttttatgcatttttattttatttatcaaatgttaagatcgtatgagtgtatTCAGAATGATATCCTTGTTCAAAATCATGTTTTCGACCTTACTGTAAATCTTGCTcgaatgatgaaataaaatagatttgtttttgtttttcttttttatggtttttttttggtccaaagaaaaattctaatcgaataaacctttgaaacaaagaagaagaggacctaaaaaaaatatttacgaTGAAGGAAGATAAGGAAAATTAACTTCGAAAAATGAGAACGagagtaaaactcaaaattatttgCATGAAACAACGAAGAAATGGGCTCAAGATAAGCCTTTGATGGAAAACAAAGATGAAATACATGCTGACACAACTGTAAAGATGGGAAACATGCCTCGcaacaaaacaattaaattcGGGAAAAATCCGACACTGCAACATTGTTTTTTGATTATCAGTTTTGCTATTTTCGAACAACAGGAGTTTGGCAATTCGCAATAAAGACAAGTGACACAAGATTTTcctcaattttgttttttttttttattttctccacgacaccctattaggacatgatttctagtaaaccttggagataccaagTAATGAAATTTACATTAAAAGTTCATGGATGAAAGCGTGACATCAATGAGCATAAACCTCATAGGAAGACAAATTAAAGCTCgagcaaaacaacatcagttccaacttttacaataacttATGATTTCCTAAATAATCCGAGAGTCCTCTTCACTCGTCCATGGCATTTGTAGAGGTGAACTCACGCCTTGCCACAGTGCTGGATTgcatttcttcaaactttaaacatcctgAATCGATCAAAGATTGCACTTTACGTTTCAGAGCCTTGCATGCCTCTATTGAATGTCCACACGCCCCTCCATGATAATCACATCTGGCATTTACGTCATATCTCCTTGGATACGGAGGTCGTATAGGCCTGGTTGGACAAATCTTTATGAGGTTTCTGCAGAGAAGATCTGGTAGTAGCTCTGTATAGGTCATGGGGATAGGAGTGAAGTTGGCGACCTTCTCAccatgattataatttcttcGTTCAGTGGCTCGACTAGACCCATAGGAATGCGACATTTGAGGACAGGcaataaaatgtgaattagcTCTTCGTTCTTTGCCTTTCTCACGTCTAGGATCATACTCATTTAAACTTACTACTAGCTCTAGGCCTAGTGCAAATTTTCCATTTCTTATGCCACTCTCAACCCTCTCTCCAATTACTACTATGTCAGTAAAACTTGAGGAGACTGAGATGCTTAACATGTGCTCATAAAATGATGGTTGCAGAGTACTCAAAAACGTGGTAGTCATCTCCTTGTCGCTCAGACGCGGTTCTACTTGAGCAACTATCTCTCTCCACCTTTGGGCATATTCTCTGAATGATTCAGATTCTTTCTTCACCATGTTCTGCAGTTGTGCTCTATCAGGTGTCAAATCTTTATATCCATACTGCCTTAGGAATGTCTCAACCAGATGCTTCCATGAGTAGATGTGAGTAGTATCTGAGTGCATGTACCAAGTTAGAGCCTCGTCAGTTAAACTTTCTTGGAAGAaatgaatcaaaagtttttcattGCGGGCATAAGCTGCCATTTTCCTGCAGTACATGGTTATATGGCACCTCGGGCAAGTATTTCCCTGATATTGCTCAAACTCTGGCAACTTGAACTTTGGAGGTACCACCACATCGGGAACTAAACATAGTTTTTTAGCATCTCCAGATTCAAAACTTCCTTCACCCTCTCTGGCTCTCAACCTCTTTTCGAGGACTTCTAATATGCTCTTATCGTCCTTAAAATCTGCTGGTGTAATGACACAAGATGGAGACTTCGTCTCAGgttgttttttcattatcatgCTCTCAATACCTGGTTGGATCGTCTGCCTAGGAATTATGAAAGTGGTTGCCCCAGGCTCGTCTTCTACTTCAGCTGCATTACCTTCGGCCTTTTGAGTGTCAAGATGTCTCGAGTCCACTCCTGAGGGTGGAGTATAATTCGGGGgaagaccataggaagggaaagtttgtgCTTCTGGAACTCCTTGTTGTGATCGTTGTGTGCATAAACATCCAGGACTTTGTAAGGCTTCCAGGGTCTTTAGGACCtgtctcatttgttccttcagctgTCGGATATCGGCTTTCATTCCCTCTTGAACTTCtacttggttctccatgattttgccactggttcgtgtcctttagggtgtcttagatgcttagctgtattttttttgaaacaaattaagaaaaaagaaaaataaaaataaaaaagaaaagaatagaaaagaaaacatagttcaaattctctagtcagaaactataaagctgtgaaaatatttgccccggtataattttggaaattaacacgaaacagagtcaataaggtggttcatcattcagaaatccccaaaatgcgagacataggaattcttggtcaaccattTTAGTCATCACATTtttcatttgtctgatcagtttctcgcagcaattgaggaatgtttcaatcccccTAGGCGTGTTAAGGATTGGCAATGCAGACTCAACATCAGCTAAGAACTCAAGGATGTTTTCAATAGCTCcattggcaagggaagctagctatGAGAGACTTCTCTCccaattcttttaacttgtccttattcaacgacatattctttcttcatctgACTCATCAATCTTTTATGTCCCCTTTTAGCTGAATGGCAACGTTCCTTCTCTAGTTTTGTCATtgctgcttctatccactgctcatcattttgaaatttcttctcaCAAATTGGGTAGGGGAAATTAATGtgaattacaacttgattgtcttaaccctttctgcgatcca
The Vigna angularis cultivar LongXiaoDou No.4 chromosome 5, ASM1680809v1, whole genome shotgun sequence genome window above contains:
- the LOC128196634 gene encoding uncharacterized protein LOC128196634; its protein translation is MENQVEVQEGMKADIRQLKEQMRQVLKTLEALQSPGCLCTQRSQQGVPEAQTFPSYGLPPNYTPPSGVDSRHLDTQKAEGNAAEVEDEPGATTFIIPRQTIQPGIESMIMKKQPETKSPSCVITPADFKDDKSILEVLEKRLRAREGEGSFESGDAKKLCLVPDVVVPPKFKLPEFEQYQGNTCPRCHITMYCRKMAAYARNEKLLIHFFQESLTDEALTWYMHSDTTHIYSWKHLVETFLRQYGYKDLTPDRAQLQNMVKKESESFREYAQRWREIVAQVEPRLSDKEMTTTFLSTLQPSFYEHMLSISVSSSFTDIVVIGERVESGIRNGKFALGLELVVSLNEYDPRREKGKERRANSHFIACPQMSHSYGSSRATERRNYNHGEKVANFTPIPMTYTELLPDLLCRNLIKICPTRPIRPPYPRRYDVNARCDYHGGACGHSIEACKALKRKVQSLIDSGCLKFEEMQSSTVARREFTSTNAMDE